A stretch of the Clarias gariepinus isolate MV-2021 ecotype Netherlands chromosome 26, CGAR_prim_01v2, whole genome shotgun sequence genome encodes the following:
- the LOC128514258 gene encoding uncharacterized protein LOC128514258 has protein sequence MDWWIMLTFMCLILAPKAISQTTGTTTTSLATTTTTAATTTTTSLPTTTTTAGTTTTTSPATTTTTAGTTTTTSPPTTTTTTATTTTTSSSTTTTTSGTTTTTSSPTTTTTSGTTTTTSSPTTTTTSGTTTTTSSPTTTTTSGTTTTTSSPTTTTTSGTTTTTNSTANTTTSGTTTTTNSTANTTTTGTTTITTTVAPAATFSLSFKILQTFVPALSNSSSPEFISLAKNITDQVTPIYKAKFKNFLRIRILSFKNGSIDTNSELSFSSSTNANNVISAFNESLSNFTFQVDPASLSVKETTPTTTTASPISQVFSLIFSINSTFFAALADTSSSLFAAYASNITSQIEPLYRTAYSNFARMQILTFSNGSTVVQSLLFINSNGSDVNVTSIRNTLINGLNSLNFTVLSNSVTVTQTFGNSMSPVIGSPLSMMWMSLLSLLLTVALRH, from the exons TTTCACAAACAACTGGAACTACAACCACAAGTCTGGCTACAACAACCACTACAGCTGCCACTACAACAACCACAAGTTTACCTACAACAACTACTACAGCCGGCACTACAACAACCACAAGTCCGGCTACAACAACTACTACAGCGGGCACTACAACAACCACAAGTCCGCCTACAACAACTACTACAACAGCCACCACAACAACCACAAGTTCGTCTACAACAACTACTACAAGTGgcacaacaacaaccacaagTTCACCTACAACAACTACTACAAGTGGCACTACAACAACCACAAGTTCGCCTACAACCACAACTACAAGCGGCACTACAACAACCACAAGTTCGCCTACAACCACAACTACAAGCGGCACTACAACAACCACAAGTTCGCCTACAACCACAACTACAAGCGGCACTACAACAACCACAAATTCCACTGCAAACACAACTACAAGTGGCACTACAACAACCACAAATTCAACTGCAAACACAACTACAACCGGCACTACAACCATCACTACAACAGTTGCACCGGCTGCGACTTTCAGCTTGAGCTTTAAGATCCTTCAAACATTTGTTCCAGCGCTGTCTAATTCCAGTTCTCCAGAGTTCATATCACTGGCTAAAAATATCACAGATCAG gTGACACCAATATACAAGGCAAAATTTAAGAACTTCCTCCGCATTAGAATTCTCTCATTTAA GAATGGTTCCATTGATACAAATAGCGAGTTGTCGTTCAGTTCATCTACTAATGCCAACAACGTGATATCTGCCTTCAACGAGTCACTTAGCAACTTCACTTTTCAGGTTGATCCAGCTTCGCTCAGTGTCAAGGAGA CGACCCCAACAACCACGACTGCTTCACCAATAAGTCAAGTTTTCAGCTTGATCTTCAGCATCAATAGCACCTTCTTCGCAGCGCTGGCTGATACGTCCTCCTCACTGTTTGCAGCATACGCTTCAAATATCACTTCTCAG ATCGAACCCTTATACAGAACAGCCTATTCGAACTTCGCCCGCATGCAGATTCTCACATTTAG CAATGGTTCAACCGTGGTCCAGAGCCTCCTGTTTATCAATTCTAATGGTTCAGATGTTAATGTCACCAGTATTAGGAACACACTGATCAATGGACTGAACAGCTTGAACTTTACTGTGCTTTCGAACTCCGTCACTGTCACCCAGACCTTTG GTAACTCCATGTCCCCAGTGATCGGCAGCCCACTTTCCATGATGTGGATGTCACTTCTATCACTCCTACTTACAGTCGCATTGCGTCATTAG